In Agrobacterium tumefaciens, a single genomic region encodes these proteins:
- a CDS encoding GNAT family N-acetyltransferase translates to MIIRPERQGDEEAIARVTEDAFRNVEHRSGTEQLIVARLREAGALTVSLVAEDSEGIVGHVGFSPVTLSSGETGWFCLAPLSVTPERQGEGVGSKLAREGLAALERLSAAGCVVVGDPAYYGRFGFRPVEGLSAEGIPDEYFTVLRLHGGTPSGIVGFHPGFDGDNA, encoded by the coding sequence ATGATAATCCGGCCGGAACGGCAGGGTGACGAGGAAGCGATCGCTCGCGTAACGGAAGATGCCTTCCGTAACGTCGAACACCGCAGCGGGACAGAACAACTGATCGTCGCGCGGCTGCGGGAAGCTGGCGCACTGACGGTTTCACTGGTGGCGGAAGACAGCGAAGGCATCGTCGGCCATGTCGGTTTCTCGCCGGTGACGCTGTCAAGCGGCGAGACCGGCTGGTTCTGCCTCGCGCCGCTCTCCGTCACGCCGGAAAGGCAGGGTGAGGGTGTCGGGTCAAAGCTGGCGCGCGAAGGACTTGCCGCGCTGGAGCGGCTGAGCGCTGCCGGCTGCGTCGTTGTCGGCGATCCCGCATACTACGGCCGCTTCGGTTTTCGTCCCGTCGAGGGCCTGAGTGCCGAGGGGATTCCTGACGAATATTTCACAGTTCTTCGCTTGCATGGCGGAACTCCATCCGGCATTGTCGGTTTTCATCCGGGTTTCGATGGCGACAACGCTTAA
- the glmS gene encoding glutamine--fructose-6-phosphate transaminase (isomerizing) yields the protein MCGIVGIVGTQPVAERLVDALKRLEYRGYDSAGVATIDNGAMDRRRAEGKLFNLEKLVSEKPLPGVVGIAHTRWATHGVPNETNAHPHFVEGVAVVHNGIIENFAELREELTAEGATFTTQTDTEVVAQLLAKYTSEGLGHREAMLKMLNRVTGAYALVVMFKDDPDTLLSARSGPPLAVGYGRGEMFLGSDAIALSPFTNEITYLVDGDCAIITRQGAEIIDFSGKPVKRERQISQATAFVVDKGNHRHFMEKEIYEQPEVISHALSHYVDFSTKTVKDADKAIDFAKLSGLAISACGTAYLSGLIGKYWFERYARLPVEIDVASEFRYREIPLVPTQAALFISQSGETADTLAALRYCQQEGLKIGAVVNTRESTMARESDAIFPILAGPEIGVASTKAFTCQLAVLASLAVAAGKARGTLKPGEEKQLVQHLIEMPRIMSKVLNIIQPQIEALSRDLSRFKDVLYLGRGTSFPLALEGALKLKEISYIHAEGYAAGELKHGPIALIDENMPVIVIAPHDRFFEKTISNMQEVAARGGRIIFITDEKGAAASKLDTMATITLPNVDELIAPMVFSLPIQLLAYHTAVFMGTDVDQPRNLAKSVTVE from the coding sequence ATGTGCGGAATTGTCGGAATTGTCGGAACCCAGCCCGTTGCTGAACGGCTTGTCGATGCGCTGAAGCGTCTCGAATATCGCGGTTACGATTCGGCGGGTGTCGCCACCATCGACAATGGCGCGATGGATCGCCGCCGGGCCGAAGGCAAGCTGTTCAATCTGGAAAAGCTGGTTTCGGAAAAGCCGCTGCCGGGCGTGGTCGGTATTGCCCACACCCGCTGGGCGACACATGGCGTGCCGAACGAGACCAATGCCCATCCGCATTTCGTTGAGGGCGTTGCCGTCGTTCACAACGGCATCATCGAGAACTTTGCCGAGCTGCGCGAGGAGCTGACCGCCGAGGGCGCTACCTTCACCACCCAGACCGACACCGAAGTGGTGGCGCAGCTTCTGGCGAAATATACCAGCGAAGGGCTTGGCCATCGCGAAGCGATGCTGAAGATGCTGAACCGCGTTACCGGCGCCTATGCGCTGGTCGTGATGTTCAAGGATGATCCCGACACGCTGCTTTCGGCCCGTTCCGGCCCGCCGCTTGCCGTCGGTTACGGCCGGGGAGAAATGTTCCTGGGGTCGGATGCCATCGCGCTGTCGCCCTTTACCAATGAGATCACCTATCTGGTGGATGGCGACTGCGCCATCATCACTCGGCAAGGTGCGGAAATCATCGATTTCTCCGGCAAACCGGTGAAGCGCGAGCGGCAGATCTCGCAGGCGACGGCCTTTGTGGTTGACAAGGGCAATCATCGCCACTTCATGGAAAAGGAAATCTACGAGCAGCCGGAAGTGATTTCCCATGCGCTCAGCCATTACGTGGATTTCTCCACCAAGACCGTGAAGGATGCCGACAAGGCGATCGATTTCGCCAAGCTTTCCGGCCTTGCCATTTCCGCCTGCGGCACGGCCTATCTCTCCGGCCTGATCGGCAAATACTGGTTCGAGCGTTATGCGCGCCTGCCGGTGGAAATCGATGTCGCCTCGGAGTTCCGTTATCGCGAAATCCCGCTCGTCCCCACGCAGGCGGCGCTGTTCATTTCGCAATCGGGCGAAACCGCCGATACGCTGGCGGCCCTGCGTTATTGCCAGCAGGAAGGCTTGAAGATCGGCGCGGTGGTCAATACCCGCGAATCGACCATGGCCCGTGAATCGGATGCGATCTTTCCGATCCTCGCCGGTCCGGAAATCGGGGTCGCCTCCACCAAGGCCTTCACCTGCCAGCTTGCCGTGCTCGCTTCGCTTGCCGTTGCCGCGGGCAAGGCGCGCGGCACGCTGAAACCGGGTGAGGAAAAGCAACTGGTGCAGCATCTGATCGAGATGCCGCGCATCATGAGCAAGGTGCTGAACATCATCCAGCCGCAGATCGAGGCTTTGTCGCGCGATCTGTCGCGCTTCAAGGATGTGCTTTATCTCGGCCGCGGCACCAGCTTCCCGCTGGCGCTGGAAGGCGCGCTGAAGCTCAAGGAAATTTCCTATATCCACGCCGAAGGTTATGCCGCCGGCGAGCTGAAGCACGGGCCGATCGCGCTGATCGACGAGAACATGCCTGTTATCGTCATTGCGCCTCACGACCGCTTCTTCGAAAAGACCATATCGAACATGCAGGAAGTCGCAGCGCGCGGCGGCCGCATCATCTTCATCACCGATGAGAAGGGGGCCGCAGCCTCCAAGCTCGACACCATGGCGACAATCACGCTGCCCAATGTCGACGAGCTTATAGCGCCGATGGTCTTTTCGCTGCCGATCCAGCTGCTCGCCTATCACACCGCCGTCTTCATGGGCACGGATGTGGACCAGCCGCGTAATCTGGCAAAATCGGTAACGGTGGAATGA
- a CDS encoding FadR/GntR family transcriptional regulator, with product MLDAAIGFRKLRTNHAQVVHKLGLDIVSGTFKTGDILPGDADLMERLKVSRTVLREAMKTLTAKGMISPKARIGTRVTERESWNMFDSEVLLWHFEAGVSDEFLLHLYDIRQAFEPYGAGLAAIRAKDADIAKLAAYANEMGNTAYSKEKRALADMSFHVLITEMSGNPFMRTVGSLIKAALVGIFRMSNPEADPHEISDVSASHLKLVEAFRLRDEAGARREMERLIENGRQQILQFTARNSRK from the coding sequence ATGCTCGATGCAGCGATTGGTTTTCGAAAGCTGCGGACAAATCATGCACAGGTCGTTCACAAGCTGGGTCTCGATATCGTCTCCGGCACCTTCAAGACGGGTGACATCCTGCCGGGTGATGCCGATTTGATGGAACGGCTGAAAGTATCCCGCACGGTGCTGCGCGAAGCGATGAAGACGCTGACCGCCAAGGGCATGATTTCCCCCAAAGCGCGTATCGGCACCCGCGTGACGGAGCGTGAAAGCTGGAACATGTTCGATAGCGAAGTGCTGCTCTGGCATTTCGAGGCGGGTGTGAGCGACGAGTTCCTGTTGCATCTTTACGATATACGCCAGGCTTTCGAACCCTATGGTGCGGGACTGGCCGCCATCAGGGCAAAGGACGCCGATATCGCCAAGCTTGCCGCCTATGCCAACGAGATGGGCAATACCGCTTATTCCAAGGAAAAGCGCGCGCTTGCGGATATGAGTTTCCATGTGCTCATTACCGAAATGTCCGGCAATCCGTTCATGCGCACCGTCGGTTCATTGATCAAGGCGGCGCTTGTGGGCATTTTCCGCATGAGCAACCCGGAAGCGGACCCCCACGAGATTTCCGACGTGTCCGCTTCGCATCTGAAGCTCGTCGAGGCATTTCGCCTGCGCGACGAGGCGGGTGCCCGCCGTGAAATGGAAAGGCTGATCGAAAACGGCCGCCAGCAGATCCTGCAATTCACCGCCCGCAATTCCCGCAAATAG
- the glmU gene encoding bifunctional UDP-N-acetylglucosamine diphosphorylase/glucosamine-1-phosphate N-acetyltransferase GlmU, producing the protein MERSSLAVILAAGDSTRMKSSKSKVLHPVAGRPMITHVVQAVAGSGVGTVALVVGRDADNVAAAASLPGLEVEAFLQTERKGTGHAVLAARAAIERGFDDLIVAYGDVPLITSATLDRAREAIAAGADVAVIGFHTERPTGYGRLLVENGELVAIREEKDATDEERKVTWCNSGLMAVNGRNALDLLGRIGNSNVKGEYYLTDIVEIARSLGRRAVAIDAPENELVGCNNRAELAFIEKLWQERRRHELMVDGVSMIAPETVFLSFDTKIGQDALIEPNVVFGPGVTIEPGAVIHAFSHLEGAHVAQGATVGPYARLRPGANLHANAKVGNFCEVKKAEIGEGAKVNHLTYIGDAFIGAGSNIGAGTITCNYDGYNKAETRIGANSFVGSNSSLVAPVTIGEGAYIASGSVITDDVPADALAFGRARQEVKPGRATIVRERAKALKEATKKSS; encoded by the coding sequence ATGGAGCGCAGCTCTCTAGCCGTTATTCTCGCAGCGGGCGACAGCACGCGCATGAAATCGTCGAAATCCAAGGTGCTGCATCCGGTCGCCGGGCGTCCGATGATCACGCATGTGGTGCAGGCGGTGGCTGGATCGGGTGTCGGCACGGTGGCGCTTGTCGTCGGGCGCGATGCCGATAATGTCGCTGCGGCCGCGAGCCTGCCGGGCCTTGAGGTCGAAGCCTTCCTTCAGACGGAACGCAAGGGCACCGGTCACGCGGTTCTCGCCGCCCGCGCCGCCATCGAGCGTGGTTTTGACGACCTGATCGTCGCTTATGGCGACGTGCCGCTCATCACTTCCGCAACGCTCGACCGGGCGCGTGAGGCGATTGCGGCCGGTGCCGACGTTGCCGTGATCGGTTTTCACACCGAGCGACCCACGGGTTATGGCCGGCTTCTGGTCGAGAATGGCGAGCTGGTAGCGATCCGTGAGGAAAAGGACGCTACCGACGAAGAGCGCAAGGTGACCTGGTGCAACAGCGGTCTGATGGCGGTCAATGGCCGCAATGCGCTCGATCTGCTCGGCCGGATCGGCAACAGCAATGTGAAGGGCGAATATTATCTGACCGACATCGTCGAGATAGCCCGCTCGCTCGGCCGCCGTGCGGTTGCCATCGATGCGCCGGAAAATGAACTGGTCGGCTGCAACAACCGCGCCGAACTGGCCTTTATCGAAAAGCTCTGGCAGGAGCGCCGCCGCCATGAATTGATGGTGGATGGTGTATCGATGATCGCGCCTGAGACCGTGTTCCTGTCCTTCGACACCAAGATCGGGCAGGATGCACTGATCGAACCGAATGTCGTCTTCGGACCCGGCGTGACAATCGAGCCGGGCGCCGTGATCCATGCCTTCTCGCATCTCGAAGGCGCTCATGTCGCGCAAGGGGCGACGGTCGGTCCCTATGCGCGGCTGCGGCCGGGTGCGAACCTGCATGCCAATGCCAAGGTCGGCAATTTCTGCGAGGTCAAGAAGGCTGAAATCGGCGAAGGCGCCAAGGTCAATCATCTGACCTATATCGGTGATGCCTTCATCGGCGCGGGCAGCAATATCGGTGCTGGCACTATTACCTGCAATTACGATGGTTATAACAAGGCCGAAACGCGGATCGGTGCGAACAGCTTCGTGGGGTCCAACTCTTCGCTGGTTGCGCCGGTGACGATCGGTGAGGGGGCCTATATCGCCTCCGGCAGCGTCATTACCGATGATGTGCCCGCCGATGCGCTGGCTTTCGGGCGCGCGCGCCAGGAGGTCAAGCCGGGCCGTGCAACCATTGTGCGCGAGCGGGCGAAAGCGCTTAAGGAAGCCACGAAAAAATCGTCCTGA